A window of Saimiri boliviensis isolate mSaiBol1 chromosome 1, mSaiBol1.pri, whole genome shotgun sequence genomic DNA:
CCAGTAGACCTCACAAAGAATGCCTCTCCGTGTCCAATGAGTAACAAGGTGGCCTGGGAGAGAGCTTTAGGACAAAGGTCCTTTAATGTATAGTTTTCCCCCCAAATAAATAAGCATACACTTATTTACAGTATagacaatatatttttctttttttctttttctttcttttttcttttttttctttttcttttttttttttttttttttgcccaaagGCTATGCCAACACTGAACACTTGTAGAGAGTTTACCACTCTAGAATAGAAGATATAGGAAAGCTGTAGTCCTggtcttcatcttcctcctcttcctcggGGTCTTCCGAAATGGCTAGATGGGGGAATACAGGGGAGCTGTTGTTTAAATATGGACAACAACAGCGCAGAAGCAGCTCAGTGTAAGTGTTCAAAGCCCTCTGATACAGCCATATTACAGCGTTGCATTTTTATGTGACTTGCAGTGagatgcttttttttgtttttggcatctGCTGTTAAGCAATaagttaaaaaacatttttttaaacataatctaTGAAGTCAAAAACTGCAGAAAGTTCTGAAGAATCAATGGCTCAGGTTTTACAGGCAGATTCCTGAAATTAGATAAAAAGCGCTCTTGTGTTCTAGGTATAACTGCTTTGAGTCCTTAATTCAGAGTTAGTAGAGGCAGCTGCAAAAAAGCAGCAGCCCATGTGTGATAATATGAAGCTgtctttggaaaaaaacaaaaaacaaaaaatttttgaagcAGTTAGTTTAGATTCAAATGTTAGTAAAGCAAACAGCAAAGCATACTACGAAAGCAAAAGAAACAGGGGCAAACAACCGGAAATCGATTTTTAGAGGCAGCCCACTGATGATCACTGGCTAAGTCCTAAAAGCCAAGAAACGTTGCAGATAATTTTTCTGTGGATTACTGAATTGCTGGTGATACTCAGCGGCTACCTAACTTGAACAGAAATGGAGTTATGTGGGAGATTTGCTTGCTTTCTAAGTGTCCGTTCCCTAGGGATTGCCCGGGGAAGCCTTAAATGGCAGCAAGGTGAAAAATCGCACTTACAGTTGCAAGATCCGGAGTGCTTTACTTCCAGCAGCACACCTGAGGAGCAGGCAGCTTCCTTCATGGCACACTCACTGGCATAAGTGGCATTGTCACTGGCACAGACAGGCTCATCCGACTTACTGTCAGGGCACTGCTCATCACACAGGGAACACCGGCCTCTCCCAACCTTGAAATCccataaacattttttcccacCAGTGCACTGGATATCTTCACAGGACTTTGCTTCTAGGATATAATACATCTGTGATGAGTAaactgatttctccacatcccccttttctccctttctcctaaacataatttatatgttATTACTGATGGGCTAATGGAGCTATTACACAAAAATGCTGGATAATAAAACTGAAActcaaacgcacacacacacacacacacacaaatccccTGCAGTTTGTTACACACTACATTAGTGtatgaaaatagtatttttttttttttggaacaggaTGTTACAATATTCTCAAAATATGTATCTTAATACTTCCCACAAGTGGGatcttttacaaaagaaagaattccaTCAATTACTAGAATCTGATAACAGATTTCAGGAACTGCTAAGTAATTATTTTTCGCTCCCAGCAAGTCTGGcacttaaaaaaatgtgtaaaattgaGTGAGTTCTAAGTTTTCTAAGATGGAATACTGTTTTTTGCTTCCTGCTGGCATTTGAATATATGTGTCAATGCCTCCAGAAGACAACGGTTTCCATGAGGAGTGCTGTGGTCACAACGGTTTCCCCAACTTGCAGTGTATTTCTCCCTATGGTGTTTGGGGATGCCTTGGGCTTTACTTATTAGTTAACACCACAGTTTAACATCAGAACTAGCctgttttcactttttccttcctCAATCCAGAATACCTACTGATACACTTTCCCTCATAGGCTAATCCAATCGATCTGCCCAGCAGGCAGGTAGCCTTTCTCAGGTGGCAGGCACTGGAGTAGGTGACTCCATCATTCCCGCAGATATATTGCTCAGAGGAAGTGGGCTCTGGGCAAATCCGATTACAGGTCACACAGTAGGCGTTATTGGTCTGGTCCACCACACACGTGGAGCTGCCTGGACAGAAAACATCCCGACAGGTCTCTggaacaaagaaggaaacacaCATGAATAGGTACCGTCTAGTCCTTAGGGAGTGAGCACTTGAAGTTACTAAGGAAATCATGATACCGAAACATCCagttttcaaaagacattttggGAGCCCTGTGGTTTTCAACAGAGAATCTATGACTCTAGGTTAAGAACATTAACGCCCTCAGCGTTCTTAATGAGTCTTTAGAGGTTAGAAAAGGACTCCTTTATTTGGTTTCAGTCTTATTATTATCAGGCTCTT
This region includes:
- the FST gene encoding follistatin isoform X2, with amino-acid sequence MVRARHQPGGLCLLLLLLCQFMEDRSAQAGNCWLRQAKNGRCQVLYKTELSKEECCSTGRLSTSWTEEDVNDNTLFKWMIFNGGAPNCIPCKETCENVDCGPGKKCRMNKKNKPRCVCAPDCSNITWKGPVCGLDGKTYRSECALLKARCKDQPELEVQYQGRCKKTCRDVFCPGSSTCVVDQTNNAYCVTCNRICPEPTSSEQYICGNDGVTYSSACHLRKATCLLGRSIGLAYEGKCITKSCEDIQCTGGKKCLWDFKVGRGRCSLCDEQCPDSKSDEPVCASDNATYASECAMKEAACSSGVLLEVKHSGSCNSISEDPEEEEEDEDQDYSFPISSILEW
- the FST gene encoding follistatin isoform X1; amino-acid sequence: MVRARHQPGGLCLLLLLLCQFMEDRSAQAGNCWLRQAKNGRCQVLYKTELSKEECCSTGRLSTSWTEEDVNDNTLFKWMIFNGGAPNCIPCKETCENVDCGPGKKCRMNKKNKPRCVCAPDCSNITWKGPVCGLDGKTYRSECALLKARCKDQPELEVQYQGRCKKTCRDVFCPGSSTCVVDQTNNAYCVTCNRICPEPTSSEQYICGNDGVTYSSACHLRKATCLLGRSIGLAYEGKCIKAKSCEDIQCTGGKKCLWDFKVGRGRCSLCDEQCPDSKSDEPVCASDNATYASECAMKEAACSSGVLLEVKHSGSCNSISEDPEEEEEDEDQDYSFPISSILEW